The Pacificitalea manganoxidans genome has a segment encoding these proteins:
- a CDS encoding carboxylate--amine ligase, with amino-acid sequence MSKTADVIVLGLSPTGLYAVREAARAGYAVLGVGAPGAPGLWSRLLADRIAAETPQARVAAILERTETGGGEKPVLVVTSDQDLEEVIARWDALSGRVQLQGSYTDGLASRIMDKDSFYKDCAAQGVAYPSLWSAPVAEAGQYRDKIPYPAMIKPARIQDVKHLMAGQKGWIVRNKSEFDDVLPGIPQEAGTLLMQEIVPGPESNITLWCGFFDRDGQVRQRFTARKLRQYPAGFGSASLVQSETCLETAEAAETLLSSLGYRGIAAAEFKRHPESGALKIIEVNPRPSLWFSVATKAGVPLVETAVAEARGDPLPAMARQKDGVLWRYTTKDLASRLFYARNRDFVLPAPEPARKARVTARADVTGAWDDPAPALGDLIGFAGKLATRISAKARGRS; translated from the coding sequence ATGTCAAAAACCGCTGACGTCATCGTCCTGGGCCTGTCTCCGACCGGCCTCTACGCCGTGCGAGAGGCAGCCAGGGCCGGCTACGCCGTCCTGGGCGTCGGTGCGCCGGGGGCACCGGGCTTGTGGTCCCGCCTGCTGGCCGACAGGATCGCTGCCGAAACACCGCAGGCGCGTGTGGCCGCCATTCTGGAGCGGACAGAAACCGGCGGCGGCGAGAAACCCGTGCTTGTCGTGACCTCCGATCAGGATCTCGAAGAGGTCATCGCCAGGTGGGACGCGCTTTCCGGACGTGTGCAACTGCAGGGTTCCTACACCGACGGCCTGGCCAGTCGGATCATGGACAAGGACAGTTTTTACAAGGACTGCGCCGCCCAGGGCGTAGCCTATCCCTCACTGTGGTCGGCACCGGTCGCGGAAGCAGGCCAGTACCGTGACAAGATCCCCTACCCCGCGATGATCAAGCCGGCCCGGATCCAGGACGTGAAGCATCTCATGGCGGGCCAGAAAGGCTGGATCGTTCGGAACAAGTCTGAGTTCGATGACGTCCTGCCCGGGATCCCGCAAGAGGCGGGAACGCTGCTGATGCAGGAAATCGTACCGGGCCCGGAGAGCAACATCACGCTGTGGTGCGGATTTTTCGACCGGGACGGGCAGGTTCGGCAACGCTTCACGGCGCGCAAGCTGCGCCAGTATCCAGCTGGCTTCGGGTCTGCCTCCCTGGTGCAAAGCGAAACCTGTCTCGAGACCGCCGAGGCCGCCGAAACTTTGCTGTCTTCGCTCGGCTACAGGGGCATCGCCGCCGCCGAGTTCAAGCGCCATCCGGAGAGCGGGGCGTTGAAGATCATTGAAGTGAACCCGCGCCCATCGCTCTGGTTTTCGGTGGCCACCAAGGCGGGCGTACCCCTGGTCGAAACCGCCGTTGCCGAGGCCCGGGGTGACCCGCTGCCAGCAATGGCCCGCCAGAAGGATGGCGTGCTCTGGCGGTACACCACCAAGGATCTCGCCTCGCGCCTATTCTATGCCCGGAACCGGGACTTCGTCCTGCCTGCCCCGGAGCCGGCTCGGAAAGCCCGGGTGACCGCTCGTGCCGACGTGACGGGCGCCTGGGATGATCCCGCACCAGCTCTCGGGGATCTGATCGGTTTTGCCGGAAAATTGGCCACACGCATCTCGGCCAAAGCTCGGGGCCGCTCATGA
- a CDS encoding MATE family efflux transporter has translation MSSLGRALAGFMSSSLFGSATQVVKGKVSAIFLGAAGVGVFNQLTLFYTLSMTLASLGLRNGVTRNVAAAQADAGQANAATEGVLRQFSSAFLLVAAVSLLVTAVSVLASDRVSDLLFDDGGERRQLIVLVALAVPIGVAGLIYRALLNGLRVVGPLVRARMIADGSSVIVFAALVIPFGIVGAALGFIFLQAAFLVLVFRTTWTVAPSLAIPRPEAFEFAEARKNFVFGAHSVIVGVTGLGASLFISRLIISTLDLEANGYYVVAVKIATVYLGGLYAAASGYFLSSVVKAAAEKTVGKTIDEAVRLYLAVVAPVIVVLMASGEIFVVAFFSVEFLPVAVILLLLLPGDAVRLVAETMGQALIAQRKLVSSCIVFAVWAAIYCAGAILLLPRFGLLGLAVAYTASQLLLLGVLLVVCRRLLDYAPCRQTIYTVLRAMLLVTSASAACWYVESLVTKMLVCAALVLAWGAVSMRDPFFAGAITKLWRVIRARFMPSR, from the coding sequence GTGAGCAGTCTTGGTCGCGCCTTGGCGGGCTTCATGTCGTCGTCCCTGTTCGGGTCGGCCACTCAGGTCGTGAAGGGAAAAGTCTCCGCCATATTTCTCGGGGCCGCCGGTGTCGGCGTCTTTAACCAGCTCACGCTGTTTTACACGTTGTCGATGACGCTCGCGAGCCTCGGCTTGCGCAACGGGGTGACCCGCAACGTTGCCGCCGCGCAAGCAGACGCCGGACAGGCAAATGCCGCCACAGAGGGGGTGCTACGGCAATTCTCCTCGGCGTTCCTGCTGGTGGCGGCCGTGTCCCTGCTAGTGACGGCGGTGTCTGTTCTGGCGTCGGATCGGGTTTCTGATCTTCTGTTCGACGACGGTGGTGAGCGGCGTCAGCTGATCGTTCTGGTTGCCCTGGCTGTTCCGATCGGCGTCGCAGGCCTTATCTACAGGGCATTGTTGAACGGGCTTAGGGTCGTGGGGCCGCTCGTCAGGGCGCGCATGATTGCCGATGGGTCCAGCGTGATTGTCTTTGCCGCTCTGGTCATTCCCTTCGGCATTGTCGGCGCGGCACTTGGGTTCATCTTTTTGCAGGCGGCCTTTCTGGTCCTGGTCTTCCGAACGACATGGACGGTTGCTCCGTCCCTTGCCATTCCGCGTCCCGAGGCTTTCGAATTTGCTGAAGCAAGGAAAAACTTCGTCTTTGGCGCGCACAGCGTCATTGTCGGGGTAACCGGTCTTGGCGCTTCGCTGTTCATTTCGCGACTGATCATTTCAACGCTCGATCTGGAGGCGAACGGCTACTATGTCGTGGCGGTGAAGATCGCGACGGTCTACCTCGGCGGCCTGTATGCGGCCGCGTCGGGATACTTCCTGTCGAGCGTCGTGAAGGCAGCCGCCGAAAAGACAGTCGGCAAGACAATCGACGAGGCGGTCCGGCTTTACCTTGCGGTCGTCGCCCCGGTCATTGTGGTCTTGATGGCCAGCGGCGAGATCTTTGTCGTCGCGTTCTTTTCCGTCGAGTTCTTGCCGGTTGCGGTTATTCTTCTACTGCTGTTACCAGGGGATGCGGTGCGGCTGGTGGCCGAAACCATGGGCCAGGCGCTCATCGCCCAGAGAAAGCTGGTGTCGTCATGCATCGTGTTTGCGGTGTGGGCGGCGATCTATTGTGCGGGTGCCATCCTGCTGTTGCCGCGGTTCGGGCTGCTCGGTCTCGCCGTCGCCTACACGGCAAGCCAGCTATTGCTGTTGGGGGTCTTGTTGGTGGTCTGCAGGCGACTTCTGGACTACGCCCCGTGCAGGCAGACGATCTACACCGTCTTGCGCGCGATGCTTCTGGTGACATCGGCCTCTGCCGCATGCTGGTATGTCGAAAGCCTCGTAACGAAGATGCTTGTTTGCGCGGCTCTTGTTCTGGCCTGGGGAGCAGTCTCGATGCGTGACCCGTTTTTTGCAGGGGCGATAACAAAGTTGTGGCGGGTGATACGTGCAAGATTCATGCCAAGTCGGTGA
- a CDS encoding glycosyltransferase family 4 protein, translating into MKLLHVIETLNTGGAERLLVTMLPELASQGMEVHVAVMRPPMPLKPELEAAGIRVHVLPRRGKWHVMRQARDLARLAQSLQAEIVHAHLYFPILVTAMARGLGWLDAATHASFHNLAYAGANRKTWKLEARRRLAGFVVRRGIDQPQAVSQFSADHYAATYRLDNIAVLHNAFDPESLSGIERKAGDSIVIPGRLVHEKGHADLIAALKQLQQDCPPVTFAGDGPLREVLEAAIKAAQLPISITGQLDHARMLKTIASARLVVVPSRFEGFGLTALEALALGKAVVATNVGGLPEVMGALGQKVRPGQPVELAEAMEAALSDPDWIAAQEVSGPEQAAKFAVATIAKKQIAQYQKTDRAKGLRT; encoded by the coding sequence ATGAAACTCCTCCATGTTATCGAGACGCTTAACACCGGCGGAGCCGAGCGGCTTCTGGTGACTATGCTGCCTGAACTGGCGTCCCAAGGGATGGAGGTACATGTCGCGGTGATGCGGCCGCCAATGCCGCTGAAGCCAGAGCTGGAGGCCGCGGGCATCCGCGTCCATGTGCTGCCCAGGCGTGGCAAATGGCATGTTATGCGGCAGGCGCGCGACCTTGCGCGACTTGCCCAGTCACTTCAGGCCGAGATCGTGCACGCGCATCTCTATTTCCCGATCCTCGTGACGGCGATGGCGCGCGGTCTCGGTTGGCTTGACGCGGCGACACATGCCAGTTTCCACAACCTGGCCTACGCCGGCGCCAACAGGAAAACATGGAAACTCGAAGCGCGGCGTCGTCTGGCAGGCTTCGTGGTGCGGCGGGGCATAGACCAGCCGCAAGCCGTCAGCCAGTTCAGCGCGGATCACTATGCCGCGACCTATCGGCTGGACAATATCGCCGTTCTTCATAACGCGTTTGATCCGGAAAGCCTGAGCGGGATCGAGCGTAAGGCCGGAGACTCCATCGTCATTCCGGGACGACTGGTACACGAAAAGGGACATGCCGACCTCATCGCTGCCCTGAAACAGTTGCAGCAGGATTGTCCGCCAGTCACGTTCGCTGGCGACGGTCCGTTGCGGGAGGTGTTAGAAGCCGCGATCAAGGCCGCGCAACTGCCGATATCGATCACCGGGCAGCTTGACCATGCAAGGATGTTGAAGACCATCGCGTCGGCACGCCTTGTGGTCGTGCCCTCGCGGTTCGAAGGGTTCGGGCTGACCGCTTTGGAGGCTCTTGCGCTCGGCAAAGCGGTCGTTGCGACCAACGTCGGCGGGTTGCCGGAAGTCATGGGCGCACTTGGGCAGAAGGTTAGGCCGGGTCAGCCGGTCGAACTTGCAGAGGCAATGGAAGCGGCGCTTAGTGATCCTGACTGGATTGCCGCACAGGAAGTTTCGGGACCAGAACAAGCCGCAAAATTCGCTGTTGCCACGATCGCCAAAAAGCAGATCGCGCAATATCAGAAAACTGATCGGGCGAAAGGCCTTCGGACATGA
- a CDS encoding glycosyltransferase family 4 protein, giving the protein MLFLTRYPVEGASSRYRVFQYLPHLEAQGVRADVQSFMDEPMYQLSLAPGRTGSKIAATLKATFRRLWALRRWRQYDAIYLQRELLPFGPPLVEAALKKRGAVLFFDYDDALFIKKASRYTRLATALRSADKTRDLFRLVHCVVAGNDWLRDVAREAGAERSITLEVAEDTRRIPMHAPHSNDARVTIGWLGSPSTVKYLRVIEPVLQRLAQRYPRVRWEIMGGSDFKMEGVDWQLNDWSLDREVAALGRFDIGLMPLPPEDWAKGKSGGKARTYMAAGIVPVVSAIGYNLELIRHAETGFLCTTPQDWETHLVRVIEDADLRQRIASSARAEVEQRFDPAVIAAQMAEMLKDVVDDVKNR; this is encoded by the coding sequence GTGCTGTTCCTCACCCGCTACCCGGTTGAAGGTGCCTCCAGCCGCTACCGCGTGTTTCAGTACCTGCCGCATCTCGAGGCGCAGGGCGTGCGGGCCGATGTCCAAAGCTTCATGGACGAACCCATGTATCAACTGTCGCTCGCCCCTGGACGCACAGGATCCAAGATTGCGGCGACGCTGAAGGCGACCTTCAGGCGCCTTTGGGCGTTGCGTCGTTGGCGGCAATACGACGCGATCTACCTGCAGCGGGAATTGCTCCCTTTCGGCCCGCCTCTCGTCGAGGCCGCGCTGAAGAAGCGGGGCGCGGTGCTGTTCTTCGACTACGACGACGCGCTCTTCATCAAGAAGGCCTCGCGCTACACCCGGCTCGCGACCGCTCTTAGATCCGCCGACAAGACGCGCGATCTCTTCCGCCTCGTGCATTGCGTGGTCGCCGGCAACGACTGGTTGCGGGATGTGGCCCGCGAAGCCGGTGCCGAACGCTCCATCACGCTCGAAGTTGCCGAGGACACTCGGCGCATCCCGATGCATGCGCCGCACAGCAATGACGCGCGGGTGACGATCGGTTGGCTGGGTTCACCCTCCACCGTCAAGTATCTTCGGGTCATCGAGCCTGTGCTGCAGCGGCTGGCGCAACGATACCCTCGGGTGCGATGGGAGATCATGGGGGGAAGCGACTTCAAGATGGAGGGCGTCGATTGGCAGCTCAACGACTGGTCGCTCGACCGCGAAGTGGCAGCCCTTGGCCGTTTCGACATCGGCCTCATGCCTCTGCCGCCTGAGGATTGGGCAAAGGGAAAATCTGGCGGTAAGGCGCGCACCTACATGGCAGCCGGTATTGTCCCGGTGGTATCGGCGATCGGATACAATCTCGAGCTGATCCGCCACGCAGAGACCGGATTCCTCTGTACAACGCCGCAAGACTGGGAAACCCATCTGGTTCGTGTCATCGAGGATGCAGATCTACGCCAGCGCATCGCGTCGTCGGCCCGAGCAGAGGTCGAACAGAGGTTCGATCCCGCCGTTATAGCCGCACAGATGGCAGAAATGCTGAAAGACGTGGTGGACGATGTCAAAAACCGCTGA
- a CDS encoding glycosyltransferase — MTSVLYISYTGLMDPLGQSQVLQYVLALGRAGHRMTVLSFEKPEALNDPERVAAMRSLCREADVNWRPRIWHNKPVGILATLYDLSAGRRQAIRIAREVGAEVVHCRSYIASLMGLAVKRATGAKLIFDMRGFWPDERVDGGIWSKASAPYRVFKRVERSLFLNADHIVSLTKAGVREYEAFDYMKDEPPKSTVIPTCTNLDMFRPETAPREAFTLGYVGSVGSWYLFDDVAKAVARTFALRPDARFLVVTKGNHDLVRKALDKAGADPERIQVLSVDFSEVGRHIGRMDAGIFFIRPAWSKRASCPTRMGEFLASGKPCLANGGVGDVAEDIRETGTGIALPQLGTQSVDLTDLDEALQTLFAMAEDPEMPARCRAVAEERFSLASGVAAYSDIYRQLSEDPT; from the coding sequence ATGACTTCGGTTCTGTATATTTCCTACACCGGATTGATGGACCCTCTGGGCCAGAGCCAGGTTCTTCAATATGTCCTCGCCCTTGGCCGCGCGGGCCATCGCATGACGGTGCTCAGCTTCGAGAAACCGGAGGCATTGAACGACCCGGAACGAGTGGCGGCAATGCGCTCGCTGTGTCGCGAGGCCGACGTCAATTGGCGGCCCCGCATCTGGCACAACAAGCCGGTCGGCATCCTTGCAACGCTCTACGATCTGTCCGCCGGCCGCAGGCAGGCAATCCGTATCGCCCGCGAGGTGGGCGCCGAGGTCGTACATTGCCGCAGCTACATCGCCAGTCTTATGGGATTGGCCGTCAAGCGCGCAACAGGGGCGAAGCTCATCTTCGACATGCGCGGCTTCTGGCCCGACGAGCGGGTCGATGGCGGGATCTGGTCGAAAGCGAGCGCGCCATATCGCGTTTTCAAGCGCGTGGAACGCAGCCTTTTCCTGAACGCCGACCACATCGTCTCACTGACCAAGGCAGGCGTGCGTGAGTACGAGGCGTTCGACTACATGAAGGATGAACCGCCTAAATCGACCGTAATTCCCACCTGCACCAATCTCGACATGTTCCGGCCAGAGACCGCGCCGCGTGAGGCCTTCACGCTGGGATATGTAGGCTCAGTGGGGAGCTGGTATCTCTTCGACGATGTCGCAAAGGCGGTTGCGCGGACCTTTGCCCTGCGCCCCGACGCGCGCTTTCTGGTCGTGACCAAGGGCAACCACGATCTGGTTCGCAAGGCCCTGGATAAAGCGGGGGCCGATCCCGAGCGGATCCAAGTCCTTAGTGTGGATTTCTCCGAAGTCGGACGGCACATCGGACGTATGGACGCAGGAATCTTCTTTATCCGGCCCGCCTGGTCCAAACGGGCGTCCTGCCCGACCCGCATGGGTGAGTTTCTTGCCTCTGGCAAGCCCTGCCTCGCAAATGGCGGGGTCGGTGACGTGGCCGAGGATATACGTGAAACAGGTACTGGTATCGCGCTTCCGCAGCTCGGCACCCAGTCCGTCGACTTGACTGATCTCGATGAGGCCTTGCAGACCCTCTTCGCGATGGCCGAAGATCCGGAGATGCCGGCCCGCTGCCGCGCCGTAGCAGAAGAGCGGTTTTCACTGGCCTCGGGCGTTGCCGCCTATTCCGACATCTATCGACAGCTCTCAGAAGATCCAACTTGA